In Kryptolebias marmoratus isolate JLee-2015 linkage group LG4, ASM164957v2, whole genome shotgun sequence, the following proteins share a genomic window:
- the il17rc gene encoding interleukin-17 receptor C encodes MFSPEWIWCLLLALYGSAWSLNISKYDGKTIICSQGLSDCTIKNVLFQANSTVDIQKLQPDFKLCCEKETLCTLCLDIEMELYIPLDKDLEDEDQSGGDEDDKETMNEKTSVTVCYAVAMSLSACKKVEFTVNYTALAQHNLAKVSMVITESDGVSFGSQIFILTNPVQILQAPSLDQVCSQDRWKHLTECQVPTINIILNEQTNRMELHFEGENRTLPSLCVQYELEGCCRKLDQISIPLDSVASCICLQAWYDPSLRRTLQCPFKGKEPPRYLQENMRKNVSVNVSLSKMSDGNTMLVWNLSAPCRLEGEVQLFYKRQCNEIKNMQQLSNGTWKQNIKGLWEREGAFENINERFSQCVMVKINEMKFGPFCANDSGRWRWSLLVVGVMLLVCLTVLMIYFLHDFVKKWVWSWHHGGFVKIGIKGHVVLLSPPDEDVDVSESVNQLGSLLCSQGFSVSVDQWSRKDQCSQGPLLWLYSQLQKLDNMGGRVVLVLTQKTCERTEEWTQLNRDGEVENPQQLKSPYSDLFSASLFLIHEHKQLGRAAEIFVLVNFDSNQQHRSNKSLPELLRGLPLFHLPSQTRSLLAELTVAETKMSPSRRTRIGWR; translated from the exons ATGTTTTCCCCTGAATGGATCTGGTGCCTCTTACTGGCTCTGTATGGGTCGGCCTGGAGTTTGAACATTTCTAAATATGACGGCAAAACAATCATTTGCTCGCAG GGTCTTTCCGACTGCACTATAAAGAATGTTCTTTTTCAAGCAAACAGCACGGTTGACATTCAGAAGCTTCAACCAGATTTTAAGCTCTGCTGTGAGAAGGAAACACTATGTACGCTGTGTCTGGACATAGAGATGGAGCTCTACATTCCTCTGGATAAAGACTTGGAGGATGAAGATCAGTCTGGTGGTGATGAAGATGACAAGGAGACAATGAATGAAAAAA CTTCTGTGACTGTGTGTTACGCAGTAGCCATGAGTTTATCCGCATGCAAGAAGGTGGAGTTTACAGTCAATTATACAGCTCTTGCTCAACATAACCTGGCCAAG GTGTCCATGGTGATCACTGAATCAGATGGGGTTTCCTTCGGCagtcaaatattcattttaaccAATCCAGTTCAAATACTTCAAGCGCCTTCTTTAGATCAAG TGTGCTCCCAGGATCGGTGGAAACACCTAACAGAATGTCAAG TGCCAACAatcaatattattttaaatgaacaaacaaatcgGATGGAGCTTCACTTTGAGGGTGAGAATAGGACCCTTCCTTCTTTGTGTGTCCAGTATGAACTCGAAGGATGCTGTCGG aaattgGACCAGATATCCATCCCACTGGATTCTGTGGCCTCTTGCATTTGTCTCCAG GCATGGTATGATCCGAGTTTGAGGCGCACACTTCAGTGCCCCTTCAAAGGCAAAG AACCACCGCGTTATTTACAAGAGAACATGCGGAAGAACGTGTCAGTGAACGTAAGCCTGAGCAAAATGAGCGACGGAAACACGATGCTGGTGTGGAACCTGTCTGCCCCCTGCAGGCTGGAGGGGGAAGTGCAGCTCTTCTACAAAAGGCAGTGCAAcgaaataaaaaacatgcaacagCTCTCTAATGGCACATGGAAGCAAAACATTAAGGGACTTTGG GAAAGAGAAGGTGCCTTTGAAAACATCAATGAACGGTTTTCCCAGTGTGTCATG gtgaaaataaatgaaatgaaattcgGTCCATTCTGCGCCAATGACT ccGGCAGATGGCGCTGGAGTCTCCTGGTTGTCGGTGTTATGCTGCTAGTTTGTTTGACTGTGCTCATGATTTATTTCCTTCATGACTTTGTCAAGA AATGGGTGTGGAGCTGGCATCATGGAGGATTTGTGAAGA TTGGCATAAAGGGTCATGTGGTGCTGCTGAGTCCCCCAGATGAGGATGTTGATGTTTCAGAGTCAGTTAATCAGCTGGGATCCCTTCTCTGCAGCCAGGGCTTCAGTGTGTCTGTGGACCAGTGGAGCAGGAAGGACCAGTGCTCCCAGGGACCTCTGCTGTGGCTGTACTCGCAGCTGCAGAAGCTGGACAACATGGGCGGCCGAGTTGTGCTTGTTTTGACCCAGAAAACCTGTGAAAGAACAGAAGAGTGGACCCAGTTAAACAGAGATGGAGAAGTGGAGAACCCACAGCAGTTGAAGTCTCCATACTCTGACTTGTTTTCTGCATCACTGTTCCTCATTCATGAACACAAGCAGCTGGGCAGGGCGGCTGAAATCTTTGTTCTGGTGAACTTTGACTCCAACCAACAGCACAGAAGTAATAAGAGTCTACCAGAGCTGCTTCGGGGTCTGCCTCTGTTTCACCTCCCCTCTCAGACTCGGTCGCTCCTCGCTGAGCTGACTGTTGCAGAAACAAAGATGAGCCCCAGCAGAAGGACACGGATAGGATGGAGGTGA
- the LOC108247397 gene encoding protein disulfide isomerase CRELD1 — protein sequence MGLRWCNLLLWSLLAVQVHSCPDACSKCSGPESDDCEECRPGWTLHNYTCVDIDECGTDLGNCLTNSYCLNTQGSFECRGCDVACEGCMGSGPARCRKCAPGYRLTGSKCLDVDECSDMVLACHGLDEICVNTEGSFHCDCADGFIRKNSVCVKTQLPSVQEKGLFEDIQDDELGVLQQMFFGVVLCALATLAAKGDLVFTTVFIGAAAAMAGYWLSERGDRLMNSFLKGR from the exons ATGGGGCTGAGGTGGTGCAACCTGCTGCTGTGGAGTCTGCTGGCTGTCCAGGTGCACAGCTGTCCAGATGCTTGCAGCAAGTGTTCGGGGCCAGAAAGTGACGACTGTGAAGAGTGCCGACCTGGATGGACTCTTCATAATTACACTTGTGTTG ACATTGATGAATGCGGCACCGATCTGGGTAACTGTTTGACGAACAGTTACTGCTTAAACACACAAGGATCCTTTGAGTGCAGAG GTTGTGATGTGGCCTGTGAGGGCTGTATGGGTAGTGGACCAGCTCGCTGCAGAAAGTGTGCTCCTGGATACAGACTGACAGGCTCCAAATGTTTAG ACGTAGATGAATGTAGTGACATGGTGCTCGCGTGTCATGGTCTGGATGAGATTTGCGTCAACACGGAAGGCTCGTTCCACTGTGACTGCGCTGACGGCTTCATCCGAaagaacagtgtgtgtgtgaagacaCAGCTGCCCA GTGTTCAGGAGAAAGGTCTGTTTGAGGATATCCAGGATGACGAACTGGGGGTGctgcagcaaatgttttttgGGGTGGTGCTTTGTGCTCTGGCCACACTTGCAGCCAAGGGAGATCTGGTCTTCACAACCGTGTTTATCGGAGCAGCGGCAGCCATGGCAGGTTACTGGCTCTCCGAGAGAGGGGATCGTCTGATGAACAGCTTCCTAAAGGGGCGTTAA